The stretch of DNA tacagcagcaacagcaacagcgagcGCGGGGGCCTTTGTATTATTTAAAAGGCTCTTCCCTTCCTTTTCAGCTCCTATCTACATagattctacatacatacatgttgTGAGTGATCACTGGATGAAAGTTTATTCGATCAGCCAGGGAGACACATATGGCCAAGCTAACGGTGCTTGTAACTGTTTAGAAAAATGCCCTCCAAATCTATGCAAGAAGAcggcacatacatacatatgtatgtatgtacgttcaTACGTACGAATAAAGTTACCTTATTTACTTAATTTGCTTATTTGTTAATCGAAGCAACATCGGTGGGCAGTTTCGGGCTATTATGCCGTAATCTATCGTTTTACAAGTAGTTCCGTAGCTGCAGATCTTAATCAAGGATGGCTATGCCTCACAGATTGCCTTATTTAGGCttacatttattaatattatagTATTTATTGAATTCAACGACGATTTCAGGATCTCGGCTGTTGTAGGAAAAAATATCGAGAGTATCGATAGCGGCAGTATCGTCTTGTGGCTATTGAGGAAAtcaagaaacagaaaagatAATAAAGAAGAAATTACTTTTCTGTCAATGATAAGTATAAGaccttatttatattttggccaatacaaaaataatcatagaaaaaacatcaaatataTATCGATAGGCTCCTAGTGTAACCGTATTTGGCAAACACCGAAATCTAACAACAAAGTAACTTCCGACATCCCTTTcagacacaacaaaaaaattcttgaagcaaatttcattttccaatCAAAGCGTCGACTACGAAACAAAAGCGCGCGCACAACGAGTGAAACAAACAAGCTAGAGAAATTTTACAAAAGTTAAAACATATATTCGACTGATTTGAGCAGTTGCAAGCCGAAACAAAGATGGATGACTCACGCGAAGAAAGCCAGTTCATTGTGGATGATGTGAGCAAGACGATTAAGGAGGCCATCGAGACGACCATCGGGGGCAATGCGTACCAGCACGACAAGGTGAACAACTGGACCGGCCAGGTGGTGGAGAACTGCCTGACGGTGCTCACCAAGGAGCAGAAGCCCTACAAGTACATTGTCACGGCCATGATTATGCAGAAGAACGGAGCCGGACTGCACACAGCCAGCTCCTGCTACTGGAACAACGACACAGACGGCAGCTGCACCGTGCGCTGGGAGAACAAGACCATGTACTGCATTGTGTCCGTCTTCGGCCTGGCCGTTTAGACGCGATTCGCGGATGCG from Drosophila subobscura isolate 14011-0131.10 chromosome O, UCBerk_Dsub_1.0, whole genome shotgun sequence encodes:
- the LOC117899286 gene encoding dynein light chain Tctex-type — translated: MDDSREESQFIVDDVSKTIKEAIETTIGGNAYQHDKVNNWTGQVVENCLTVLTKEQKPYKYIVTAMIMQKNGAGLHTASSCYWNNDTDGSCTVRWENKTMYCIVSVFGLAV